The Urocitellus parryii isolate mUroPar1 chromosome 6, mUroPar1.hap1, whole genome shotgun sequence genome includes a window with the following:
- the Map1a gene encoding microtubule-associated protein 1A isoform X2: protein METEARPARPRGVAMETTPGLELGSSGSPPSQNPAEWLCETEAAVAAARWDLRKHSLLIVIGDIGTESQLRAVRAHLEQGILSWNIDLSSFDLNQQLRLFITRHLAHFSSEVKGQRTLCHQSEILETIILVNPSADSISSEVHHLLSSPSAHKLLILSGQNLEPGGDLILQSGTYSYENFAQVLHNPEIAQLLSNRDPGIQAFLTVSCLGEGDWSHLGLSSSQETLHLQLNPEPILPTMDGVAEFSEYVSETVDVPSPFDLLEPPTSGGFLKLSKPCCYIFPGGRGDSALFAVNGFNILVDGGSDRKSCFWKLVRHLDRIDSVLLTHIGADNLPGINGLLQRKVAELEEEQSQGSSSYSDWVKNLISPELGVVFFNVPDKLRLPDASRKAKRSIEEACLTLQHLNRLGIQAEPLYRVVSNTIEPLTLFHKMGVGRLDMYVLNPVKDSKEMQFLMQKWAGNSKAKTGIVLANGKEAEISVPYLTSITALVVWLPANPTEKIVRVLFPGNAPQNKILEGLEKLRHLDFLRYPVATQKDLAAGAVPANLKPSKIKQRTDSKESLKAATKTAVSKLAKREEVAEEGAKEARSELAKELAKTEKKAKEPSEKPPEKPAKPERVRTESSEVLKAEKRKLIKDKVGKKHLKEKISKLEEKKDKEKKEIKKERKELKKDEGRKEEKKDVKKEEKRKDTKPEAKKISKPDLKPFTPEVRKTLYKAKAPGRIKMDKSRASRGEKELSSEPRTPPVQKGTVPLPNVSGHREMVLSSPEDLTQDFEEMKREERGLLAEQRDIGLGEKPLPVDTTEEGPPSTAIQGTQLSAPRLEQEEQVMKEKEVISDLPEEQGSKDRGPDSGAETEEEKDTWEEKKQRETEKLPETAEAREENEPEVKEDVIEKAEVEEMEEVHPSDEEEEEETKAVGFYQKHMQEALKVIPKGREALGGRELGLQGKVPERETSSFLSSLATPAGATEHVSYIQDETIPGYSETEQTISDEEIHDEPEERPAPPRFPTSTYDLPGPEGPGPFEASQPADIAIPVTSSKGYGAPETELTYPPNMVAAPLAEEEHVSSATSITECDKLSSFATSVAEDQSVASLTAPQTEETGKSSLLLDTVTSIPSSRTEATQGLDYVPSAGTISPTSSLEEDKGFKSPPCEDFSVTGESERRGEVVGRGLAGERVVEEEEKRANVEMTEKLHSQYGTPVFGTPGHTLRPGEPALGEIEERCLSPDDSTVKMASPPPSGPPSATHTPFHQSPVEDKSEPQDFQEDDSWGDTKHTPVVGKEDAAKESVKPGPEEGTLEKEGKVPPPKSPQAQEAPASIVGIHTGCTIQLLPEQDKAIVFETMEAGETMEAGIGLPGPIFGTEAIPRELRTSLQQPGEPQKDETLLIPDRSLSPEDAESLSVLSIVSPDTAKQEPTPRSPCGLTEKHLHKDIWPEISPEGTQSPSLSEESPSKETSLDISSKQLSPESLGTLQFGELSLEKDEKGPLMQADDTSYHLAPVSVPEPNVATVSPSTDGITVYSSQTRITDESPDRKLPASSFSHSTLSGDGKHSPGVIRSPSEHLTSDNSLTKSPESLPSPAMEDIAMEWEGKVLGLNDRTPEQEDKEPEPKDEILHQKDRILHQKDIVVEQRDTTMHQKGETLEEKVKALGQQDKDLEQKGKDIDQKDTWLEQKTKDKVLEQQDEVLEQKDKIPGEKDKVTALEQKDIALEQKDKATESKDKEKKHSDLEQKDKVLEQKDQTLESKDKEQKDKILEQKDKIGEEKDKAVEQRVQGSEHKDKVPEDKVPETKGKALEQTDRILEQKDKTQEQDKALEKKDQSLEQKYWALGKKDEALEQDSKIAEQKDKALEEKGKTQGQESFVQEDKTMKLKETTVEEKSPEKVRAAEQKGETLLEKTKALGLEESPVQEEQGQEQEDRYWKEQGMVPEWQETPPIREEPVGKQKDPVPAWKDTSPEQEVRYWRDRDVTLEQDAYWRELSCERKVWFPHELDGQGICPRYTEERESTFLDEGPDEQEVSPLQQTPRSPWASDFKDFQETSPQKGLEVERWLAESPVGLPPEEEDKLTRSPFEIISPPTSPPEMVGQRVPSAPGQESPIPETKPMPPMRNEPTTPSWLADIPPWVPKDRPVPPAPLSPAPAPPTPAPEPHTPAPFSWGTAEYDSVVAAVQEGAAELEGGPYSPLGKDYRKAEGEREGKSGAGAPESSPCSSKVPEASESHATRDTEQTEPEQREPTPYPDERSFQYADIYEQMMLTGLGPACPTREPPLGATGDWPPRLSTKEEAAGRDTSAEKELSSPVSPKNLQSDTSTFSYAALAGPTVPPRQEPELGLSVEPSLIPPAVPPRVPIPLSKGPSPPLNGNILTCRPDRRTPSPKESVQGHWYDSTSDSELEKGAREQPEKETQSPSPPHPTPAGPPTLWPETQAHTSPSVDSHLGPARPSLDFPASAFGFSSLQPAPPQLPSPAEPRSAPCGSLAFSGDRALALAPGPPARTRHDEYLEVTKAPSLDSSLPQLPSPGSPGAPLLSSLPRPASPALSEGSSSEATTPVISSVAERFPSGLEAAEQGSGELDPGMEPAAHSLWDLTPLSPAPPASLAPAPAPSLARDMDDGTLPCRLECSGEATKKLSPCQGPTGDCAANGPTETSPNPPGPATAKTEKEEAKACPAWERGAWPEGAERSSRPDTLLSPEQPLCPGEGSVGSPHSVSSEVEAGPQGCAADPRPHRGELSPSFLNPPLPPFTDDSDPSTEEARLLGKVGRRRAGGSGATGGPCPVADETPPTSASDSGSSQSDSDVPPETEECPSITAEAVLDSDEDGDFLPVDKAGGVSGTHHPRPGHDPPPVPQPDPHPSPPRPDVCMADPEGLSSESGRVERLREKEKAQGRVGRRAPGRAKPASPARRLDLRGKRSPTPGKGPVDRASRISPRPRSTTTQVTPAEEKDGHSPMSKGLVNGLKAGPSDSDPHS from the exons ATGGAGACCGAGGCCCGGCCGGCGCGGCCTCGCGGCGTTGCCATGGAGACAACTCCCGGGCTGGAGCTCGGAAGCTCGGGCTCACCGCCGTCTCAGAACCCTGCGGAGTGGCTGTGCGAGACCGAAGCCGCGGTGGCGGCGGCACGCTGGGACCTGAGAAAACACTCTTTGCTCATCGTGATCGGCGATATCGGTACCGAGAGCCAGCTGAGGGCCGTGCGGGCCCACCTTGAACAAG GGATTCTCTCCTGGAACATTGACTTATCATCCTTTGACTTGAACCAACAGTTGAGACTCTTCATTACCCGGCACCTAGCTCACTTCTCCTCAGAGGTCAAAG gCCAGAGGACCCTCTGCCACCAGAGTGAGATCCTAGAGACCATCATCCTGGTAAACCCCAGTGCAGACAGCATCAGCTCTGAG GTTCACCATCTCCTTAGTAGCCCATCGGCTCACAAACTACTGATCCTGAGTGGGCAAAATTTAGAGCCTGGGGGAGACCTCATCCTTCAGAGTGGTACCTACTCCTATGAAAATTTTGCACAGGTCCTTCACAACCCAGAG ATTGCCCAATTGCTCAGCAATAGAGACCCTGGAATCCAGGCCTTCCTCACTGTGTCGTGCTTAGGGGAGGGTGATTGGAGCCACCTGGGACTGTCCAGTTCCCAAGAGACCCTGCATCTCCAGCTAAACCCTGAACCCATACTACCCACCATGGATGGTGTGGCTGAATTCTCCGAGTACGTTTCTGAGACTGTGGATGTGCCATCCCCCTTTGACCTGCTTGAACCCCCCACTTCAGGGGGCTTCCTCAAACTCTCCAAGCCTTGCTGCTATATCTTCCCAGGTGGCCGAGGGGACTCTGCCCTCTTTGCTGTCAATGGTTTCAACATTCTGGTAGATGGCGGTTCTGATCGCAAGTCCTGCTTCTGGAAGCTGGTGCGCCACCTGGACCGCATTGACTCAGTGCTGCTCACTCACATTGGGGCAGACAACCTGCCAGGCATCAATGGACTCCTGCAGCGCAAAGTGGCAGAACTAGAGGAGGAGCAGTCCCAGGGCTCCAGCAGCTACAGTGATTGGGTGAAAAACCTCATCTCCCCTGAGCTTGGAGTTGTCTTTTTCAACGTGCCTGATAAGCTGCGGCTGCCTGATGCCTCCCGGAAGGCCAAGCGCAGCATTGAGGAGGCCTGCCTCACTCTTCAGCACCTAAATCGCTTGGGCATCCAGGCCGAGCCTCTATACCGTGTGGTCAGCAACACTATTGAGCCACTGACCCTTTTCCACAAAATGGGTGTAGGCCGACTGGACATGTATGTTCTCAACCCTGTCAAGGACAGCAAGGAAATGCAGTTTCTCATGCAAAAGTGGGCAGGCAATAGTAAAGCCAAGACAGGCATTGTGTTGGCCAATGGGAAAGAGGCTGAAATCTCAGTACCCTACTTGACCTCTATCACAGCTCTTGTGGTCTGGCTACCAGCCAACCCTACTGAGAAGATTGTACGTGTGCTTTTTCCAGGAAATGCTCCCCAGAACAAGATCTTGGAGGGCCTGGAAAAGCTTCGGCACCTGGACTTTCTGCGCTACCCGGTGGCCACACAGAAGGACCTGGCTGCTGGGGCTGTGCCTGCTAACCTGAAGCCTAGCAAAATCAAACAGCGGACTGACAGCAAAGAGAGCCTTAAAGCTGCTACCAAGACCGCTGTGAGCAAGCTGGCTAAACGGGAGGAAGTAGCAGAAGAGGGAGCCAAGGAGGCCCGctcagagttggccaaggagttAGCCAAGACAGAGAAGAAGGCAAAAGAGCCATCTGAGAAGCCCCCAGAGAAGCCTGCCAAACCTGAGAGGGTGAGGACAGAGTCAAGTGAGGTACTGAAGGCAGAGAAGCGAAAGCTGATCAAGGACAAGGTAGGGAAGAAGCACCTTAAAGAAAAGATATCAAagctagaagagaaaaaagacaaggagaaaaaagagatcaagaaggagaggaaggagctcaagaaggatgaaggaaggaaagaagagaaaaaggatgtcaagaaggaggagaagaggaaagataCCAAACCTGAGGCaaagaaaatttccaaaccaGACCTGAAGCCCTTTACCCCTGAGGTACGTAAGACCCTCTACAAAGCCAAGGCCCCTGGAAGAATCAAGATGGACAAGAGCCGAGCTTCCCGGGGGGAGAAGGAACTGTCTTCTGAGCCTCGGACACCCCCAGTGCAAAAGGGGACTGTACCACTCCCAAATGTCAGTGGACACAGGGAGATGGTCCTGTCCTCACCAGAGGACCTCACACAGGACTTTGAGGAGATGAAACGTGAGGAGAGAGGTTTGCTGGCTGAACAAAGGGACATAGGACTAGGAGAGAAGCCACTCCCTGTAGATACTACAGAGGAGGGACCTCCAAGCACAGCTATCCAGGGAACACAACTCTCTGCCCCCAGGCTGGAACAAGAGGAGCAGGTAATGAAGGAGAAAGAAGTTATCTCAGACCTCCCTGAAGAACAAGGCAGCAAAGACAGAGGCCCAGACTCTGGGGCtgaaacagaggaagagaaagatacCTGGGAGGAAAAGAAGCAGAGGGAAACAGAGAAGCTTCCAGAGACAGcagaagccagagaggaaaatGAACCTGAGGTAAAGGAGGATGTGATAGAaaaggctgaggtagaagaaaTGGAGGAGGTGCACCCTTcagatgaagaagaagaggaagagacaaaggCTGTGGGTTTTTACCAAAAACATATGCAGGAAGCCTTGAAGGTAATCCCAAAGGGCAGGGAGGCTCTTGGGGGCCGGGAATTGGGACTCCAGGGAAAGGTGCCTGAAAGGGAGACCTCATCATTCCTAAGCAGCCTGGCCACCCCTGCAGGAGCAACTGAGCATGTCTCTTACATTCAGGATGAGACGATCCCTGGTTACTCAGAGACTGAGCAGACCATCTCAGATGAAGAGATCCATGATGAACCGGAGGAACGCCCAGCTCCACCCAGATTCCCTACAAGTACATATGACCTCCCTGGGCCTGAAGGTCCTGGTCCCTTTGAAGCCAGCCAGCCTGCTGATATTGCTATTCCTGTCACCTCAAGCAAAGGCTATGGAGCACCAGAGACTGAACTCACCTACCCGCCCAACATGGTGGCTGCCCCTTTGGCTGAAGAGGAGCATGTATCCTCAGCCACTTCAATCACTGAATGTGACAAGCTTTCTTCCTTTGCCACATCAGTGGCTGAGGACCAGTCCGTGGCCTCACTTACAGCTCCCCAGACAGAGGAAACAGGCAAAAGCTCCTTGCTACTTGATACAGTCACAAGCATCCCCTCCTCCCGCACTGAAGCTACTCAGGGCTTGGATTATGTGCCATCGGCAGGTACCATCtcacccacctcctccctggAAGAAGACAAGGGCTTCAAATCACCACCCTGTGAGGACTTCTCTGTGACTGGGGAgtcagagagaagaggagaggttGTAGGGAGAGGTTTGGCTGGGGAGAGAGttgtggaagaggaagagaagagggcaAATGTAGAGATGACTGAGAAACTTCACAGTCAATATGGAACTCCAGTGTTTGGTACTCCTGGACATACCCTACGTCCAGGGGAACCAGCCCTTGGAGAAATAGAGGAGCGGTGCCTCAGCCCAGATGATAGTACAGTGAAGAtggcttctcctcctccatctggcCCACCCAGTGCCACCCATACACCCTTTCATCAGTCCCCGGTTGAAGATAAGTCTGAGCCCCAAGATTTTCAAGAAGATGACTCATGGGGGGACACTAAGCACACACCAGTTGTGGGCAAGGAAGATGCTGCCAAAGAGTCAGTCAAGCCAGGGCCTGAAGAGGGAACActagagaaagagggaaaggtgCCTCCTCCCAAGAGCCCACAGGCCCAGGAAGCACCTGCCAGCATTGTTGGGATACATACAGGCTGCACCATTCAGCTATTGCCAGAACAGGACAAAGCAATAGTCTTTGAAACCATGGAGGCAGGAGAGACTATGGAGGCAGGAATTGGGCTCCCAGGCCCAATTTTTGGAACAGAAGCCATTCCCAGAGAATTGAGGACATCACTCCAACAACCTGGTGAACCTCAGAAAGATGAGACACTCCTAATTCCTGATCGAAGTCTTTCCCCTGaagatgcagagtctctgtctGTCCTCAGTATAGTCTCTCCAGATACTGCCAAACAAGAGCCTACTCCCAGATCTCCCTGTGGACTGACAGAGAAGCACTTACATAAAGATATTTGGCCAGAGATTTCTCCAGAAGGCACACAGTCACCTTCTCTCTCAGAAGAGAGTCCTAGCAAGGAGACCTCTCTGGATATCTCTTCAAAGCAGCTCTCTCCAGAAAGCCTTGGCACCCTCCAGTTTGGAGAACTAAGCCTTGAAAAGGATGAAAAGGGACCTCTAATGCAGGCTGATGACACCTCTTACCATCTAGCTCCTGTATCTGTTCCAGAGCCTAATGTAGCCACAGTGTCACCTTCCACAGATGGGATCACTGTATATTCTTCACAGACACGTATCACAGATGAGAGCCCTGACAGAAAATTACCTGCCAGCTCCTTCTCTCACTCTACACTGTCAGGGGATGGAAAGCATTCACCTGGGGTAATCAGGAGCCCCAGTGAACATCTGACATCTGATAACTCCCTCACCAAGAGTCCTGAGTCTTTGCCAAGCCCTGCCATGGAAGACATTGCCATGGAGTGGGAAGGTAAGGTTCTGGGGTTGAATGACAGAACCCCAGAGCAGGAAGACAAAGAACCCGAGCCAAAGGATGAAATCCTACATCAAAAGGACAGAATTCTGCACCAGAAAGATATTGTTGTAGAGCAAAGGGATACAACCATGCATCAAAAAGGTGAGACTCTGGAAGAAAAGGTTAAGGCTTTGGGACAGCAGGATAAGGATTTGGAACAAAAAGGCAAAGACATAGACCAAAAAGATACATGGCTAGagcaaaagacaaaagacaaagtcTTAGAACAACAAGATGAAGTCCTGGAACAGAAGGACAAGATCCCAGGAGAAAAAGACAAGGTCACAGCCCTGGAACAAAAGGACATAGCCCTAGAACAGAAGGACAAGGCCACAGaatcaaaagataaagaaaaaaaacacagtgaCTTAGAACAAAAAGACAAGGTCCTGGAACAGAAGGATCAAACACTTGAATCAAAAGACAAGGAACAAAAAGACAAGATCTTGGAACAAAAAGACAAGAttggagaagagaaagacaaagccGTAGAACAAAGAGTGCAAGGTTCTGAACATAAAGACAAGGTTCCAGAAGACAAAGTCCCTGAAACAAAGGGCAAAGCTCTAGAACAGACAGACAGAATTCTTGAACAGAAAGACAAGACCCAGGAACAGGATAAGGCCTTAGAAAAGAAAGATCAGTCCTTAGAACAAAAATATTGGGCCTTAGGAAAGAAGGATGAAGCTCTTGAACAAGACAGTAAGATTGCTGAACAGAAAGATAAGGCTTTGGAAGAAAAGGGCAAAACTCAGGGACAGGAAAGCTTCGTTCAGGAGGATAAAACCATGAAACTAAAGGAGACAACAGTAGAAGAAAAATCTCCAGAAAAGGTCAGAGCTGCAGAACAGAAGGGAGAAACTCTGCTGGAGAAGACCAAAGCTCTGGGACTGGAAGAGAGTCCAGTGCAGGAGGAACAGGGCCAAGAGCAGGAAGACAGGTACTGGAAGGAGCAGGGTATGGTCCCGGAGTGGCAAGAAACACCTCCAATCAGAGAGGAGCCAGTTGGAAAACAGAAAGATCCTGTACCAGCGTGGAAAGACACATCTCCTGAGCAGGAAGTCAGGTATTGGAGGGACAGAGATGTGACACTTGAACAGGACGCATACTGGAGAGAGCTGAGCTGTGAGAGGAAGGTCTGGTTCCCTCACGAATTGGATGGCCAGGGGATCTGCCCACGGTACACCGAGGAACGAGAGAGCACTTTCCTCGATGAGGGACCAGATGAACAGGAAGTATCCCCTCTGCAGCAGACGCCCCGGAGTCCCTGGGCCTCAGATTTCAAGGATTTCCAAGAGACTTCAccacaaaaagggctggaagtGGAGCGCTGGCTTGCCGAGTCACCAGTTGGGCTGCCACCAGAGGAAGAGGACAAGCTGACCCGCTCTCCCTTTGAGATcatctcccctcccacctctccaccTGAAATGGTTGGACAGCGGGTTCCTTCAGCCCCAGGACAAGAAAGTCCTATTCCAGAGACTAAGCCCATGCCCCCCATGAGGAATGAACCCACCACCCCCTCATGGTTGGCTGACATCCCACCGTGGGTGCCTAAGGATAGACCTGTTCCCCCTGCacccctctccccagctccagctcctcctACACCTGCTCCAGAGCCTCACACTCCTGCACCCTTCTCCTGGGGCACAGCTGAGTATGACAGTGTAGTGGCTGCAGTGCAGGAGGGGGCAGCTGAGTTGGAAGGAGGACCATACTCCCCCCTAGGGAAGGACTACCGCAAGgctgaaggggaaagggaagggaaaagtggAGCTGGGGCTCCTGAAAGCAGCCCCTGTAGCTCAAAGGTCCCAGAGGCCAGTGAGAGCCATGCCACCAGGGATACTGAACAGACTGAGCCAGAACAACGGGAGCCCACACCCTATCCTGATGAGAGAAGCTTTCAGTATGCAGACATCTATGAGCAGATGATGCTTACTGGACTTGGCCCTGCATGCCCCACTAGGGAGCCTCCACTTGGTGCAACTGGGGATTGGCCCCCACGCCTCTCAACTAAAGAGGAGGCTGCTGGCCGAGACACATCTGCAGAGAAGGAGCTTTCTTCTCCTGTCTCACCCAAGAACCTCCAATCTGACACTTCAACCTTTAGCTATGCAGCCCTGGCAGGTCCCACTGTGCCCCCCAGGCAGGAGCCTGAGCTAGGGCTTAGTGTGGAGCCCAGCCTCATTCCACCTGCAGTGCCCCCCCGTGTCCCTATACCCCTCAGCAAAGGCCCAAGCCCTCCTCTCAATGGTAACATTCTAACCTGTAGACCAGATAGGAGGACCCCGTCCCCCAAAGAATCAGTCCAGGGTCACTGGTATGACAGCACTAGTGACTCAGAGCTAGAGAAGGGAGCTCGGGAACAGCCAGAAAAAGAGACTCAGTCCCCAAGTCCCCCTCATCCCACCCCTGCAGGGCCCCCCACATTGTGGCCTGAAACTCAGGCACATACCAGCCCTTCCGTGGACTCACACCTGGGTCCTGCCCGACCCAGCCTGGACTTCCCTGCTTCAGCCTTTGGCTTTTCTTCATTGCAGCCTGCTCCCCCTCAGCTGCCCTCTCCAGCTGAACCCCGCTCGGCACCCTGTGGCTCTCTCGCCTTCTCTGGGGACCGAGCTCTGGCTCTGGCTCCAGGACCCCCAGCCAGAACCCGGCATGATGAATACTTGGAAGTGACCAAGGCCCCCAGCCTGGACTCCTCTCTGCCCCAGCTCCCATCACCCGGCTCTCCTGGAGCCCCTCTCCTCTCCAGTCTGCCACGACCTGCCTCGCCAGCCTTGTCTGAAGGCTCCTCCTCTGAGGCTACCACACCTGTGATTTCAAGTGTGGCTGAGCGCTTCCCTTCAGGCCTGGAAGCTGCAGAACAGGGGTCAGGAGAGCTGGacccaggaatggagccagctgcccACAGCCTCTGGGACCTCACTCCTCTGAGCCCAGCACCCCCAGCTTCACTGGCCCCGGCTCCAGCTCCAAGCTTGGCTAGAGACATGGATGATGGCACCCTGCCCTGCCGCCTAGAGTGCTCAGGGGAAGCCACCAAGAAGCTGAGCCCCTGCCAGGGTCCCACTGGGGATTGTGCAGCCAATGGCCCAACTGAAACCAGCCCGAATCCCCCAGGCCCTGCCACAGCCAAGACGGAAAAAGAAGAGGCTAAGGCCTGTCCTGCTTGGGAACGAGGGGCCTGGCCTGAGGGAGCTGAGAGAAGCTCTCGGCCTGACACACTGCTCTCTCCTGAGCAGCCCCTGTGTCCTGGAGAGGGTTCTGTTGGCTCACCCCACAGTGTCTCTTCTGAGGTTGAGGCTGGGCCTCAGGGATGTGCTGCCGATCCCCGGCCACACCGTGGGGAGCTTTCCCCATCCTTCCTGAACCCCCCTCTGCCCCCATTCACAGATGACAGTGACCCTTCAACTGAAGAAGCTCGATTGCTAGGAAAAGTGGGGCGGCGCCGGGCTGGAGGTTCAGGGGCCACAGGGGGCCCATGCCCTGTGGCTGATGAGACACCCCCCACGTCAGCCAGTGACTCAGGCTCCTCACAGTCAGATTCTGATGTTCCACCAGAAACTGAGGAGTGTCCGTCCATCACAGCTGAGGCAGTGCTAGACTCAGATGAAGATGGGGACTTCTTACCTGTGGACAAAGCTGGGGGGGTCAGTGGAACTCACCATCCCAGACCTGGCCATGACCCACCCCCTGTTCCCCAGCCAGACCCCCACCCATCCCCTCCCCGCCCTGACGTGTGCATGGCTGACCCTGAGGGGCTCAGCTCAGAGTCTGGGAGGGTAGAGAGGCTTCGAGAAAAGGAGAAGGCTCAGGGGCGAGTAGGGCGCCGGGCCCCAGGCCGGGCCAAGCCAGCATCCCCGGCACGACGTCTGGATCTTCGGGGAAAACGTTCACCTACCCCTGGTAAAGGGCCTGTAGATCGTGCATCTCGGATATCCCCTCGACCACGCAGCACTACAACCCAGGTCACCCCAGCAGAAGAAAAGGATGGACATAGCCCCATGTCCAAAGGCCTAGTCAATGGACTCAAGGCAGGACCAA GTGACTCTGATCCCCACTCATGA